In the genome of Deltaproteobacteria bacterium, the window AGGAGACATCGACCATCTCGGCCAAGGGATCGCCGGGCAACGTGCCGCCATGATGCACCACCATGATCGGCGGCACGTAGGCCACTTCGCGATGCCACTCGGTGCCGGCCTCTGGCCCTTTGCGGCGCGCCACGTAATACGCCATGGTCTCGCTCATGGTCACGTCGAATTCCGGCGTCTCCATCCACTCCGGCGCCGCGGGAAAACCATCAACCGCTCGGCCGTGGAGAATCGTCGCGTGCACTGGATCGAGGCAATTTTCCAACTGCTGCATGTAATTGCACTCGCGTATGTAACTGGAAAACTGCCGCTCGCCGTCGTCGCGCAAGAGAAAATGATAGTTAGGCAATTCCGGCGCAACGCCTTGCCCCATGTAAGCCCAGATCATGCCGCCGAGTTCGCGCACGGGATAAGCTATTAAGCGAATCTTGTCTTTGAAATTACTCTCCGGCGGTTCCCCCGGCTGTTCCAAACAGCGGCCTTGCACATCGAACACCCAGCCATGATAGCAGCAGCGAATCCCTCCGGCTTCGATCCAACCGTAGTCGAGCGATGTGCCGCGATGCGGGCAGTTGGGCTGGGTCAATCCAACCTGGCCAAATTCATCGCGGAACAAAAGCAAATCTTCGCCGAGCCAACGAACCAACTTGGGCGCGGTCGCATCGATCTCGCTGGACAAACCGACAGGCAGCCAATATTTTCGCAGCGTCTCCCCCGCCGGCGTGCCGGCGCCGACGCGAGTGATCAGTTGGTTTTCAGATGGATCCATTGCAGTGACCTCTTACCGTTCGCATAACTGGTTTATCACGACCTGTCAAAACACCTAAAGAGCGATTAACCACGAAGGCACGAAGTTGTAGGGGCAAGGCGTGCCTTGCCCTTGCGCTCAAACCTCTCGCGCCCTTTGTGCCTTGGTGATGAGTTAGAGTTTTTCAAGAGTACGTAGGATATGGTTAGTCCGCGAACCGCATCGAGCGACCACCTCTTACCGGCGATGCGGTTCCCTTCGGTCACCACATCCGACAAATCCTCATTGCGAAAGTCAGAGATTCTTAGGGGCGAAAGATTTATCGCCCCTGTCCCGATCGACATCAACCGCGACGTTATCGATCGAGAGTTTCTTTGCTCACCACGAGTAGCAATGTCGCCGACAAAAGCAGCAGCGGCGCATAAACTAAAAACGGCACGCCGGGATTGAAGGTGTTGGCTAGATAGCCGCCGATCAACGGGGCCATTCCGCTGCCAAGCTCCGCCACCGTCCGCCGGAGCGCTTGCAAGCGGCCGCGCACATGAGGCGGCGCGACATCGTAAGTCGAAGTCGCCAGCGAACCGAGTGACAATCCCTGGGCGACACCGGAGATTCCGATCAACAACGCCAGTTGGATAAAGCTGCTGGTCAGCGGGATCAGAACAAAGGTCAGCGCCGGAATCGCCGTGCTCGGCACCGTACACCATTTGCGGCCGACCCGGTCCATCAAGTATCCGGCGGGAATCATCATGGCGAAAATCACCACGCCGGATATCGTGAACAGCATGCCGACCTGGCTCGGCGAAAGGTGCATGTAGCGCACGGCGTAGAGCGGCAACATGCTCTGCACGATCATGCGCTGGGACTGATTGACCATGGTGGCGAAGACAATGGAGCTATAGGTCGATCGTAGGTCCGGACGAATCTCCCGATAGAGCGTCGCGAGCCCGCCGATTCTCTCTCTGAGTCCAACCAAGCCCCAACCTTTCGCGACGCCAACTGCCGACGACAAACCATGCGCTTCGCCCGGAGAATTTGCCACGAGCATTCCCAAGAAAACTGACATCACACTGAAGACCGCGTAACCGATAAACGCTGCTTTGTAGTTAAACAACTCGGTCAACCAGCCGCCGAGAAATGGGCAGAACGCCGCGCCGACGGTGTGCGTGCCGTGCAGGCTGCTGACGATTCGGCCGCGCTGATTGCTCGGCGCTTGATCGATGGCGGCGATCTCACGCGCCACCGCGCCAAGCGTATCGGTGGCACCCAAAACAAAACCGATCGCCAGCAGCAACAAAAACCACGGCGCAAACACCGCGCCCAAAGACGCCGCCGCCGCAACCGCTGCGGCACCGACCAAACCAAACCGCGTCCCCTTGCGATCGAGCAGTACGCCGCCGATCACCGTCCCCACCATCTTGCCGAAAGCGAACGCCGTGATCACCTGCGCCGCGCCGCCGGCGGAAACGCCGAACTCCCGCGCCAGCCCGGGAATGGTCGGAATAATCATCGCCCAAGCGCCGGACAGGAAGGTGCTGACGTAAAGAGCGCCGAGACTGAGCGCCTTGGGGTTATTGCGACTTAAATCAACCATTCGATATTTTCGTGTTCGTGCTCGTGAACGTGATCGTGAGAATTCGGAAACGAACACGAGCCACGATCACGAACACGATTCACCGTTCCAACGTTTCCCGTCCCGCCAGCGCCAAATAAGCCGCGGCGAAAATCAGCACCGGGACGTAAACTAAAAACGGCACGCCGGGATTGAAGGTGTGAGCGAGAAAGCCGCCGACCGCGGGCGCCAGGGCGCCGCCCATCTCGGCGATCATGCGCCGCGCCGCTTGTAAGCGGCCGCGAGCGTGGGCTGGCACGACGTCGAAGGTCGACACCGACATGGAGCCCAACGACAAACCGTTGCACATTCCGGTGATCGAGAGAATGATCGCCAGTTGAATAAAGCTGTTGGTGAACGGCAGCAGCAGAAAAGCCAGCGCCGGCAAGCCGGTGCTCGGCACCGTCGCCCATTTGCGGCCGACGCGATCCATGATGATCCCCGACGGGATAATCATGGCGAATACGAAGACGCCGGAAATAGAAAATAGCAGGCCGATTTCCGACGGCGAAAAATGAAGCGCCGTGCCGGCGTAAAGCGGCAACATGCTTTGCATCGTGATGCGATAGGAGTGGCTCGCCCAAGTCGCCACCACCAGGGCGATATAGGTCGAACGAAATTGCGGCTCGATTTGCGAAAATAAATCGCGCAAGCCGCGCCACTGTTCACGCGCTGCCGCGAGATTCCAGCCAGTGGCGAGGCGCGGCTTGGCGGCAGGCGCCGGACTCGCTTTGACATTGGGCGCGCCCAAGCCGAGCACAACCGACACGGCGGCGAACAATGCGTAGGCCAGAAACGCGGCGCGAAAATCGAAGCGCTCGGTCAACACCCCGCCGAGCCAGGGACAAAGCGCGGTGCCGGCATTGTGCGTGCCGTGCAACGTCGACAGCACGCGGCCGCGCTGATCGAGGCGCGCCAAGTCGACGCCGGCGACTTCACGTCCCAGCGCCCAGATGCTGTCACCGAGCCCCATGACAAAACAGAGCGCGAGAATTCCTACCAACCACGGCGAAAGGGCGGCCAGGAACGCCGCGCCGCTGACGATCACCGCGCCCCAAACAACCACCGCGCGCACCCCCACGCGGTCCAAGAGCACACCGCTGATCGGCGTGCCGACGAAACGGCCCAAGGCAATTGCCGTGACGATCTGTGCCGCGGCGGCGGCGGAAATACCGAAGTGCTGGGCGAGAACCGGTATCGTCGGTATCACCATTGTCCAACCGCCCGAGAGCAAACTGCCGCCGTAAAGCGCGCCAAGCCCACCCAGGCTGGTATCGGATTTAAGGAAACTGGCCATTGGACAATTAGATCAAACAGCGCGGCAAAACTTTTTCGTCATGCCGGCGCAGGCCGGCATCCAGGGCGATTCCAAGCGATAAGCAATATTACTTCGACGCCGCGCCGTAACTCGCGTTTAGCTCGCGTAAAAACTTTTCCGTCGTCACCGGCGTCGCGTCTTTCGGTAATCGCTTAAGATCTTCGATCAACTTGGCCAAACTCGGCGCCCGCTCAGCCAACCCGGCGATGTCATCGAAATAACGATAGTAAGCCAGATCGTGGCTGAGCTTGGCTTCCAACACCGTGCCGCTATGCTGACCGCGCGTCTGCCGTTCGAACTGACGTTGATAGCTGGAAAAATTTGGCAGCAGAGCAAGAATTTTTTCTTTAGCCGAATCGGCTTTTTCCGCAGCAAAGATTTTCTCGGCTTGAGCGACCAGAGCCTGCAATTCGCGCGAGACTTTGCGCTCCTCCGCCACCGAGGTAACGGCGTTGGCAAGATTATTCTCGTTCCCCGCCTGGCGAAAATATTCCAGCGCCGCGAGGGACCCGAGCGGCGTGACGATCGCCTCTTCAATTTCCCAAGGCAGAGCGAAATTCACGTCGCCGTGCAGATCTTCATGCAAAATCACTTTGACGCGCCGGACAATCGGCTCCTCCGCGAAACCGACTGTCGCCACCGAACGCGGATCGGCGAACTCGCTGCCCTGGCGATGATAAACGCTGTAACCGTCGACGCGATAGACTTGCTCCAGCTTGGGCACTTCATTTTCACTAGTGAGACCGATGGCGAGACGAATATCGACCGGCCGGTTCAAGGCCAGCGTGCCGTCGCGCTGCATCCACAGCCAGAGCATCGACAACGTCGGCCCGGCCTGCGCCGTGCGCCGTAACGCCTCGGTGGGCTGTATGCCGAGGCTCTGACCGAATAATTTAACTGCGTCGATTAAACTCGCGGTTTGGCGTAGTAGTGCCGCATCGTCGGAACGGGCCAGGTTGGCGCAAGATGAAAGCATGCTGGTAAAAACAAACGCACCGGCGAGCCGAATCAAAGCTGTGACATCGACTTGCCGGTGTGTAGGGTCGGCGAACATTAGCAAACGATTAGGTCGCGAACAACGAAGCGATCGGCGCCGTGCGTGGGATCTGGCCGACGTCGACCAGCAGCTGCATCTCCGCTTGGGCCAGCTGCTGTTCCTTTGCAGTGAAAGTAAACTCGATGCGCGGATAGCGCGCCGAGGCGAGCAGCGCTTCGCGATCGCCTTCGTAGCGCGACAAAAATACATCGGCGACTTCTTCCAGATGGGCTTCACTATAAGCGAACGACGCGCGGAACGCTTGGAGCAAAGTATTCTTGACGCCGGGGTGATCGCGCAGTAAATCTTCCCGCGCCGCCACCATATGCTTGATCATCTCGTCGAAGCCGGTGAGCTTTTGCCAAGCTTCGCCGTCGGTGTAAAGACAACGCACGCCCGGCGCGACCTCGCCGCGAAAGAAAAACTGATCGAGCAGCACCACCGCATCGGCCTTGCCGGCCTGCAAGACACCGAGCAATTTTTCCTGCGGATGGCCTTCCCAGCGCAGTTTCGAATCGTCGACGCCGTAGGCTTTGCGCAGCAAGTACTGATGAATCGCGTGCAATCCCTGATGAGTGGCGATCAGCCGTCCTTCAAGATCCTTCGCCGTCTTCACCGGCCCGTCGTCGCGTACGAAGACGCCGTTGCCTTTCAGGGTGGATTTCCATTCGGTGGCAAGACCAAGAATCGGCGCGCCTTGTAACTTACGGCGCAGAAAGTTCGGCAAATATAAGTTCGCCGCCTGCACGTCGCCATTGATCAAAGCGTCTTCCTGCTCCTTGCTCGGCGGATCGGGCAGCTCGATGACATTCATATCGATGCCGTCCGCCTTCACCTTACCGACGGCCAACGCGTAGTAAGTGCGAAACATGCAGAAACGATTGCGATAGTGCGCAAATGTTAGATTCATAACATTGAGCTTTGAGAGAAAAGAGAAAAGCTAGAGATTCGAAACATACTCACGGACAAACCTTTCCTCTCAACCCTTTTCTCTTTCCTTACCTCTTCGCCACTTCCTCTTTCTTGCGATTACAAATATCCAAAGCCGCCATGGCGTAGACTTTCGTGCAGTTCACCATGTTGGTGATGCCGACGCCGCGGCGCACGCCGGTGGGCGAATCCCATTCTTCGCCCGCTTTGGTCTCCGTCGGATCGACGAGATGAGTACCGAAACCGGGACCGTAGGTGATCGCCGGCACGCCGTACTGAGCAATGCGCGAGCCGTCGCTGGTAATGCCGTAGCGAATCGGTTTGGCGTAGGGCACCGGGCCTTTGAACACGGTCCGATGCGCGCCCTCCATCACTTTCACCAATGGCTCGCTCTTGGAAATCTCGTAGCCGGGCGTGGTCAAGTAAAGATCGACACGGACATCGAGAATATCCGGTTCACGCTTGCGCACGCGCTCGCACACCGCTTCGATGTCGCGCTTGATCGCCAGCGGCACGGCGCCGGGCAACATTTTGACGATGACGAAGATATCCGTCGTCGGACGCGTGCCGGGTTTGAACGGGTTGCCGCCGTCGATGGCGCCGATCTGCACCGTCGGCAGCATGAACTTGTGGGGATTGTTGCGCTGGTAGTCTTTTTCCCAATCTTGAATCGCTTGGGCGACTTTGCAGGCGGCGAGCACGAACTTGGTCGCCCGACCGTCGACGCTGACGCGCGCCCAAAGCAAACCGGAGTTGCCGATCTGCAATTGCAAACCGGTGGGCTCGCCGATGATGCACATGTCGGCCATCACGCCGTGATCCATCAAATAACGCGCGCCGACGCCGGCGCCGCGATATTCCTTGCCGTAGAATCTGCCGACCTGGGCTTTTTCGATTTCACCGACGACGCCGGCAATAATCAGATCGCCTTTGAGTTTGGCGCCGGCCTTCTGCAGCGCCGCCACCGCTTCGATGTAGCAGGGAAACGCCGCCTTCATGTTGACCAACCCGCGGCCGTAGATGCGATCTTCGTCGACGACAGTCTCCTGGGGCGCATCGAAGTGATCCATATGCGCGTTGAACATCAAAGTCGCGCCGCCGCCGCTGCCTTTCAAAGTGCCGACGACGTTGGGCCGGCCGTCTTCGACATATTGATACTCGACTTTCATGCCGAGCTGTTCGAATTCGCTGCCGAGATATTTAGCGACATTCTCTTCGTCGCCGGTGATGCTGACGATGTTGGCTAAATTACTCGCCAACTCGACGACACGCTCGCGGTCTACTTGGTCTAAGACTTCTTGTTGCATCGAACACTCCTATGGGATGGAATTTTGTTGAACATTTTTTTTACCACAGTCCGCGGCCAGACGCTATCGTTCGCGGAAAAACTTTCCGCGCTCTTGTTGACAAAATCTGGGCACGGGGAGACAAAGAGATGCCGACGATAAATTCTTTCGCCCTGTCGTTGTTTCGGCGCACGAGGAGGAGATTGTGATGAAATTACGCTGGCTCTATCTAGCCCTCGCGCTGGCAATAATTTCTCCGCCGACATCGGCCAGAGCCATCGATCGGCTCAACGTCGTCTACGCCTCGATTAGCGGCCTATTCCTCGCCTGTTGGGTCGCCCACGACGCCGGCTACTTCGACAAACAAGGGCTCGACGTCAAACTGGTTTATGTCCAGAGCGCGACCACCGCGATCCAAGCTATGCTCGCCGGCGAAGCGCCCATCGTTCTCGCCGGCGGCGAACCGCCGGTCGAGTCAGCCTTGAAAGGCGCCGACTCAATCTACATCGGCGGCATCTCCATCGTCCCCGCGGTGCATTTTATGGCGCTGCCGGAAATCCGCACGGTGCCAGATCTACGCGGCAAACCGGTGGGCGTCACCCGCTTCGGCTCGTCCACCGATTTCGCCATGCGCCAGGTGCTGCGTCGCCACGGTCTCGACCCGGCCAAAGACGTGACCGTGTTGCAGATCGCCGGCGGCCACCGCGGCCTTTCAACTTCGCTCTTGGCCCGCGCCGTGTTCGCCGCGCCCATCGCGCCGCCCAACAGCCTGCGCGCCGAAAAGGGCGGCGCCAAACTGCTCATCGACATGACCAAGGCGGGAATCTATTTTCCTTACTCGACCATCGCCAGCACGCGTAGCTTTGTGAAAAAAAACCGGCCCATGGCGCTGGCGTTCATGAAAGCCTACTCCGACGGCATCAAGCGCATGAACAGCGACAAACCGTTCAGCCTCGGCGTGATCAAGAAATATATGCGCGAGGACGAACCGGAAATTCTTGAGACCCTTTATAAATACGGCGTCGAATATATCGCGAAAATTCCCGAGCCGAATAAAGACGGTATCGTTGAAGTCCTGCGCCAGAGCAGCGATCCCAAGGCGAAAACCGCCGCGCCGGAAAGCTTCATGGACGACAGCCTGGTGCGCGAACTAGCGCAGCGCGGCCAGTACCGCTGAGCAATTTTTAAATGGCGCGTTATCGCATTGGCACGGACATCGGCGGCACCTTCACCGATCTTTGCGTACTCGAGGAAGAAAACGGCGAGTTTTTCAATTTGAAAGTGTTAAGCACGCCCAAGGATCTCACCCAGGGCGTCATCGAAGCTCTCGATCAATATTTTCACGCTGGACGCAAACCCGAAGACGCTAGGCTGCTCAGCCACGCCACCACCGTGGCGACCAACGCCCTCTTGGAGCAAAAGGGCGGCGACACTTGGTTGGTCATCACCGAAGGCTTCAGCGGCATTTATGAAACTCCTGAGCTGAGTCAAATCCGTCCCGGCGCCTACGACTATCTTTGCTATCCCAAGCCGCGGCTCTTGGTACCCCAACGTAAAACCATCGAAATCCCCGAGCGCGTCGACGCCCAAGGTCGCGTCGTCACCACGCTTGACGAAGCTGCGGCGCGCGAACGTTTGAGCGCGCTAGCGCAGGCGCACGCGGAATCGGTCGCCGTCTGTTTTCTTTTTTCCTTTCTCAATGACCAGCACGAACAGCGAGTCCGGCAGTTGATCCACGAAATCGCGCCGGCGGCGCAGGTTTATTTATCGTCCGAAGTGCTGCCGCAGATACGTGAATATACCCGCTTGGCCACCACCGTCACCAACGCCTACGTCGCGCCGGTGGTGACGCGCTACGTCGATCGCTTGGAACGCGCACTGAGCGAACGCGGCTTTCGCCGCCGGCTCTACATCATGCAATCCACCGGCGGTAGTTTGACCACCGGCGTAGTGAAAAAAATTCCCGTGCAGATTATCGAATCCGGTCCCGCCGCCGGCGTGCTCGCCGCCGCCCACATCGGCCGCTTGACCGGAAACCAAAAAGTAATTTCCTTCGACATGGGCGGCACCACCGCCAAAGCCGGACTGATCGAAGCCGGCGAGCCGCGCGTCGTGTCGCGCTTTCAAGCCGGCGAATGGTTGCTCGGCGTGCCCTCACTCGACTTAGTCGAGATCGGCTCCGGCGGCGGCAGCATCGCCTGGATCGATGCCAGCGCCATGCTCAAGGTCGGCCCGCAAAGCGCCGGCGCCGATCCGGGGCCCGCCTGCTATCCCAACGGCGGCAAGGCGCCGACGGTGACCGACGCCGATGTCGTTCTCGGCTGGCTCAATCCAGATTTTTTCCTGGGCGGACGCATGAAGCTCAACGGCGCCGCGGCAAAACAAGCAATTGAAACGCGGATCGCTCAGCCGTTAGCTCTCGACTTGATAAATGCCGCCGACGGCATTGTTAAGATCGTCAACTCGCAAATGGTCGAAGCGCTGCGCCTGGTGACCGTGGCGCGCGGCGAAGATCCGCGCGAATATGCGCTGGTCGCCTTCGGCGGCTGCGGTCCGGTGCACGCCGCCAAACTTGCCGAAGAGTTGCAGATCGGCCGCGTCATCGTGCCGCCCGCACCCGGCGTCGCTTCGGCGATGGGTTTGCTGGTGGCGGATTTCAAGCGTGACTACATCCGCACGCGTATCGGCGATTTGGCCACCGTCACGGCCGCGCAAGTGCAAACGCGCTTCGAAGAACTCGAACAAGCGGCGCGCGACGAATTGCAGGGAGAAAAAATTTCCGCCGAGGAAATTCGTTTCGCCCGCGCCTTGGACCTGCGCTACGCGATTCAGAAATACGAACTGAGCGTGCCGGTTGGTTGCGGCGCGTTGCATGAAACGGACAAGCCCAATTGGCGCCGTCTCTTCGACGAACGCCACGAACAACAGTACGGCACTCGCGCCAGCGATCAAAAAGTCGAGATCGTCAACTATCATCTGACCGCGATACTGCCCGTGCCCCGGCCCGAGCCGAAGCCAGCGCCGTTCACAGGTGAAAGCGCCAAGAACGCGTTGAGAGGCAGGCGCCGCGCCTACTTCGACGCTTGGCTCGATTGTCCGGTTTATGCCAGGGAAAAGCTCGCCTGCGGCAATCGTGTCGCCGGGCCGGCGATCGTCGAGCAAGAAGACTCGACAACAGTGATTCATCCCGGCCAAAATTCTTACGTCGATCCCTTCGGCAATATCGTCATCGAGGTGAGCCGATGAGCGTGCGCGCCGACCCCATCGTCTTGGAGATCGTCAATTCCAAGATCGCCAGCATCGTCGAAGAAATGCGCATGGTGCTATTTCACAGCGGCTACTCCACCGTGCTGCGCGAATCGGAAGATGGCAGCGCCGGCTTGTTGGACGCCCAACTGCGCACCATCGCCGTGTCGAAAAAGCTGCCGTTCCATTTCGCGTCGTTCTCGGCGGTGAAGGAACATCTGCCGCGCTATTTTCCTGCCGAAGAATTGGCCGAAGGCGATGTTCTGCTATTCAATCATCCGTTTGAAGGCAACGTCACCCACACCTCCGACACGATCACGCTAATGCCGGTATTCTTCGACGGCAAGATCGTCGGCTACAGCGGCACCTTGGCGCACAAACCCGATCTCGGCGGCATCCGCGGCCTCACCGCCGCCCGCGATCTCTGGGAAGAAGGCTTAGTGCTGCCGCCGGTGAAGTATCACAGCGCGGGTAAAATCAATCGCGACATCGAAAACATCGTCAGCGCCAACAGCCGCATCCCCACCGAAACCCTCGGCGACCTGCGCGGCCAAGTGGCGTCGTGCAAAGTCGGCGCGCGCCGTTTACAAGAACTATGCGCCCGCTTCGGCGCCGACACCGTCAGCGGCGCCAGCGATGAATTGATCGAGCGCATCGCCAGCCGATTGCGCGCCGCCTTACGCGCCTGGCCCGACGGCAGCCATGAAGCCGAAGGATTGCTCGATCACGACAATATCGATCTCAAGCGCTCGATCCGCGCCCATTTGAAAATTACCAAAACCGGCGCGCGCATCCTGTTCGATTTCACCGGCTCCGAAGCGCAAGCCCAAGGCGCGGTCAACCTGGTCACGCCGATGGTCAAGAACAGTTGTTACTGCGCGCTGATGGCGATGACCGACGCCAATCTCGCCTTCAACCACGGCTTCGTCGAGGTCGTCGAAACAAAATTTCGTCCCGGCACCATCGTCTGTCCGAACCCCGGCGCCGCCGTATCGCACTACACGCCGCTGGCCCACTTGGTTTGCGACATGGCGGTCAAAGCTCTCGGTGAATTTTGTCCTGAACGCGCCGCGGCCTCCGCCGGCGGCGGCGGGTCAATCCGGTTAATGGGCACCTCGCCGGCGGGAAAATCGTGGGTGTTGATGGAACTGTTGAACACCGCGCAAGGCGCGACCAACGGGCGCGACGGCGTCAATTTAATTCACGGGCCGTTGGGCGCGGGACAATTTCGTCCCGGACCGATCGAGATCAACGAAAGCGAATTTCCTCTGC includes:
- a CDS encoding MFS transporter, whose translation is MVDLSRNNPKALSLGALYVSTFLSGAWAMIIPTIPGLAREFGVSAGGAAQVITAFAFGKMVGTVIGGVLLDRKGTRFGLVGAAAVAAAASLGAVFAPWFLLLLAIGFVLGATDTLGAVAREIAAIDQAPSNQRGRIVSSLHGTHTVGAAFCPFLGGWLTELFNYKAAFIGYAVFSVMSVFLGMLVANSPGEAHGLSSAVGVAKGWGLVGLRERIGGLATLYREIRPDLRSTYSSIVFATMVNQSQRMIVQSMLPLYAVRYMHLSPSQVGMLFTISGVVIFAMMIPAGYLMDRVGRKWCTVPSTAIPALTFVLIPLTSSFIQLALLIGISGVAQGLSLGSLATSTYDVAPPHVRGRLQALRRTVAELGSGMAPLIGGYLANTFNPGVPFLVYAPLLLLSATLLLVVSKETLDR
- a CDS encoding MFS transporter; the protein is MASFLKSDTSLGGLGALYGGSLLSGGWTMVIPTIPVLAQHFGISAAAAAQIVTAIALGRFVGTPISGVLLDRVGVRAVVVWGAVIVSGAAFLAALSPWLVGILALCFVMGLGDSIWALGREVAGVDLARLDQRGRVLSTLHGTHNAGTALCPWLGGVLTERFDFRAAFLAYALFAAVSVVLGLGAPNVKASPAPAAKPRLATGWNLAAAREQWRGLRDLFSQIEPQFRSTYIALVVATWASHSYRITMQSMLPLYAGTALHFSPSEIGLLFSISGVFVFAMIIPSGIIMDRVGRKWATVPSTGLPALAFLLLPFTNSFIQLAIILSITGMCNGLSLGSMSVSTFDVVPAHARGRLQAARRMIAEMGGALAPAVGGFLAHTFNPGVPFLVYVPVLIFAAAYLALAGRETLER
- a CDS encoding ABC transporter substrate-binding protein, with amino-acid sequence MNLTFAHYRNRFCMFRTYYALAVGKVKADGIDMNVIELPDPPSKEQEDALINGDVQAANLYLPNFLRRKLQGAPILGLATEWKSTLKGNGVFVRDDGPVKTAKDLEGRLIATHQGLHAIHQYLLRKAYGVDDSKLRWEGHPQEKLLGVLQAGKADAVVLLDQFFFRGEVAPGVRCLYTDGEAWQKLTGFDEMIKHMVAAREDLLRDHPGVKNTLLQAFRASFAYSEAHLEEVADVFLSRYEGDREALLASARYPRIEFTFTAKEQQLAQAEMQLLVDVGQIPRTAPIASLFAT
- a CDS encoding M20 family peptidase, coding for MQQEVLDQVDRERVVELASNLANIVSITGDEENVAKYLGSEFEQLGMKVEYQYVEDGRPNVVGTLKGSGGGATLMFNAHMDHFDAPQETVVDEDRIYGRGLVNMKAAFPCYIEAVAALQKAGAKLKGDLIIAGVVGEIEKAQVGRFYGKEYRGAGVGARYLMDHGVMADMCIIGEPTGLQLQIGNSGLLWARVSVDGRATKFVLAACKVAQAIQDWEKDYQRNNPHKFMLPTVQIGAIDGGNPFKPGTRPTTDIFVIVKMLPGAVPLAIKRDIEAVCERVRKREPDILDVRVDLYLTTPGYEISKSEPLVKVMEGAHRTVFKGPVPYAKPIRYGITSDGSRIAQYGVPAITYGPGFGTHLVDPTETKAGEEWDSPTGVRRGVGITNMVNCTKVYAMAALDICNRKKEEVAKR
- a CDS encoding hydantoinase/oxoprolinase family protein, which encodes MARYRIGTDIGGTFTDLCVLEEENGEFFNLKVLSTPKDLTQGVIEALDQYFHAGRKPEDARLLSHATTVATNALLEQKGGDTWLVITEGFSGIYETPELSQIRPGAYDYLCYPKPRLLVPQRKTIEIPERVDAQGRVVTTLDEAAARERLSALAQAHAESVAVCFLFSFLNDQHEQRVRQLIHEIAPAAQVYLSSEVLPQIREYTRLATTVTNAYVAPVVTRYVDRLERALSERGFRRRLYIMQSTGGSLTTGVVKKIPVQIIESGPAAGVLAAAHIGRLTGNQKVISFDMGGTTAKAGLIEAGEPRVVSRFQAGEWLLGVPSLDLVEIGSGGGSIAWIDASAMLKVGPQSAGADPGPACYPNGGKAPTVTDADVVLGWLNPDFFLGGRMKLNGAAAKQAIETRIAQPLALDLINAADGIVKIVNSQMVEALRLVTVARGEDPREYALVAFGGCGPVHAAKLAEELQIGRVIVPPAPGVASAMGLLVADFKRDYIRTRIGDLATVTAAQVQTRFEELEQAARDELQGEKISAEEIRFARALDLRYAIQKYELSVPVGCGALHETDKPNWRRLFDERHEQQYGTRASDQKVEIVNYHLTAILPVPRPEPKPAPFTGESAKNALRGRRRAYFDAWLDCPVYAREKLACGNRVAGPAIVEQEDSTTVIHPGQNSYVDPFGNIVIEVSR
- a CDS encoding hydantoinase B/oxoprolinase family protein, encoding MSVRADPIVLEIVNSKIASIVEEMRMVLFHSGYSTVLRESEDGSAGLLDAQLRTIAVSKKLPFHFASFSAVKEHLPRYFPAEELAEGDVLLFNHPFEGNVTHTSDTITLMPVFFDGKIVGYSGTLAHKPDLGGIRGLTAARDLWEEGLVLPPVKYHSAGKINRDIENIVSANSRIPTETLGDLRGQVASCKVGARRLQELCARFGADTVSGASDELIERIASRLRAALRAWPDGSHEAEGLLDHDNIDLKRSIRAHLKITKTGARILFDFTGSEAQAQGAVNLVTPMVKNSCYCALMAMTDANLAFNHGFVEVVETKFRPGTIVCPNPGAAVSHYTPLAHLVCDMAVKALGEFCPERAAASAGGGGSIRLMGTSPAGKSWVLMELLNTAQGATNGRDGVNLIHGPLGAGQFRPGPIEINESEFPLRITRFSVTPDSGGAGQFRGGMGSTRDYLALEDASVPVRSLKGSFRGKMPPWGIFGGASAQVGDVFLNGVQVADGVREVNLKAGDTVRVQTNAGGGFGDPFERDPERVLGDVLDRYVSIDGAKQNYGVIIDAKTLTLDVAATHALRSSREKLKT